In Spodoptera frugiperda isolate SF20-4 chromosome 4, AGI-APGP_CSIRO_Sfru_2.0, whole genome shotgun sequence, a single window of DNA contains:
- the LOC118272574 gene encoding nucleolar protein dao-5 has product MQLIIDSEPGLAIEKDMSAIGDIEKVGNGNIEQLSGNNCNGNKENIKVVNLITNDKQSIDVDAGPETQSEIKPVNPEPKICKVKTEGTNDSVVNGEVTKESQSNSCNGKSVSTPVSAKEPIVIKQEVIDSKSNSNVNNKDQNKDSAAETSSNKGIASVDHTAAVCKVEVVTDEVDAATHNVGPVSDTDKIVSPITKVEMTTDDVEAVCVKIEGNTDDTADLSKPASDSVTAAVVKVEVAMPSPKDDVQVIEDPVEIKEDPDVVLSEESEHTKKVDLTENDKKDDNSPVTVEITDTEPVALSNEAPIELKDDMDVEVIEEPKTCEQSSVKQSKDTSSTPSNIVEQPVVCKLSNTLDILSDDDEEPAKKEPAKVQEKDDKQCINIEDDDDIMLIDEDTSKTETPPTVNNSVKEGTSDKADGKTDSETGEKPLGESDLFANKESQDLKPAEQVNSTTFEIDISEKQEIEKIQEIEPELPLIPDNFLKSAKKNIADMTREDLEEFCILKIVESIVDRSSLSDIKQKLKTVAQGVEEYRKKVTMLTKQNLDLQVVLKSIQEEQKKVKPDAPITPLKITRSVGMQVYMEKTTPRRKAITQPQQSQSPSNPTQVASRQSGKVMTANTSSPRPQKPLPSNQNIPVPRLVPANSPAIKSPSSIPLVVNQTTPGKTGTPMPNGVKNPSPLKPGEKRQHSRVMSVTVDLTDDEPPAKVNNRTSPAPPVRVVPSQNLMPASRQSYPVGVNNSPRKVYIPISGQQNQNIRPGQTIMLKAVGSPGLRPKGPTPPVARVQSSSIRMTSNVRPQSSGRHPAPLPDAMKQYQPPNWKALPPAPEIKLSKVENGIVISWKIESYQEDCHEEIASYQLYAYQETSCPPSTTLWKKIGDVKALPLPMACTLTQFMAGFKYYFAVRAVDIRSRLGPFSLPGSILLLNKL; this is encoded by the exons ATGCAATTAATTATTGACTCGGAGCCTGGTCTAGCCATAGAAAAAGATATGTCTGCGATCGGCGATATTGAGAAAGTTGGCAATGGCAATATCGAACAACTTAGTGGGAATAACTGCAACGGaaacaaagaaaacattaaagttGTTAACCTAATTACAAATGACAAACAAAGTATTGATGTGGATGCTGGACCCGAGACACAGAGTGAAATAAAACCAGTGAATCCTGAACCGAAGATATGTAAAGTAAAAACTGAAGGAACTAATGACTCTGTCGTAAATGGCGAAGTAACAAAAGAATCTCAAAGCAACAGCTGTAACGGAAAAAGTGTGAGCACCCCTGTCAGTGCAAAGGAACCGATAGTAATAAAACAGGAGGTAATTGACAGTAAAAGTAATAGTAATGTGAACAATAAGGACCAAAATAAAGATTCTGCTGCAGAAACTTCTTCAAACAAGGGTATAGCATCTGTTGATCATACTGCAGCAGTCTGTAAAGTTGAAGTAGTAACTGATGAGGTTGATGCTGCAACACATAATGTTGGACCAGTATCCGATACTGATAAGATTGTATCACCAATTACTAAGGTTGAAATGACAACAGATGATGTTGAAGCAGTATGTGTTAAGATTGAAGGAAATACTGATGACACAGCCGATTTAAGTAAACCAGCATCTGATTCTGTAACAGCTGCAGTTGTAAAAGTGGAAGTAGCAATGCCTAGTCCTAAAGATGATGTACAAGTCATTGAAGACCCAGTGGAAATAAAGGAAGATCCCGACGTTGTATTGTCTGAAGAATCAGAACATACCAAAAAAGTGGATTTGACAGAAAATGACAAAAAAGATGATAATAGTCCAGTGACGGTGGAAATAACTGATACTGAACCTGTTGCATTAAGCAATGAAGCACCAATTGAGTTAAAAGATGACATGGATGTAGAAGTTATTGAAGAACCAAAAACATGTGAACAAAGTTCTGTAAAACAAAGTAAAGATACATCTAGTACCCCTAGCAATATTGTAGAACAACCTGTTGTATGTAAGTTATCTAATACACTAGATATATtgtctgatgatgatgaggagcCTGCAAAAAAAGAACCTGCCAAGGTTCAAGAGAAAGATGATAAACAATGCATTAATATAGAGGATGACGATGACATCATGCTCATTGATGAAGACACAAGTAAGACTGAAACACCTCCAACTGTAAATAATAGTGTTAAGGAGGGTACCTCTGACAAAGCTGATGGTAAAACTGATTCCGAAACTGGCGAAAAACCTCTTGGAGAAAGTGACTTATTTGCAAACAAAGAATCACAAG ATTTAAAACCTGCGGAACAAGTAAACTCCACAACTTTTGAAATTGACATCAGTGAAAAGCAAGAAATAGAAAAGATCCAGGAAATTGAACCAGAACTACCCCTTATACCTGACAATTTTCTAAAATCAGCCAAAAAGAATATTGCTGACATGACAAGGGAAGATTTGGAAGAATTCTGTATATTGAAAATAGTAGAAAGTATAGTGGACAGAAGTAGCCTAAgtgatattaaacaaaaactaaaaactgttGCTCAAGGCGTTGAAGAGTACAGGAAAAAGGTCACTATGCTCACAAAGCAAAATCTAGATCTTCAAGTGGTTTTAAAATCAATTCAGGAGGAACAGAAAAAGGTGAAACCAGACGCACCTATTACTCCTCTCAAAATAACTCGGTCTGTGGGCATGCAAGTGTATATGGAAAAGACAACACCGAGAAGGAAAGCTATTACACAGCCCCAACAGAGTCAAAGTCCCAGTAATCCCACACAAGTCGCGAGCCGACAATCTGGGAAGGTAATGACAGCAAACACAAGTAGTCCTAGGCCTCAGAAACCACTGCCTAGTAACCAGAATATACCTGTACCTAGGCTAGTGCCAGCCAACAGCCCGGCTATAAAATCTCCAAGTTCTATACCTCTAGTCGTCAATCAAACAACTCCAGGGAAAACTGGCACTCCCATGCCAAATGGAGTGAAGAATCCCTCACCACTAAAACCTGGTGAAAAAAGACAACACAGCAGAGTTATGTCTGTGACAGTGGACTTAACTGACGATGAGCCACCAGCAAAAGTGAACAATCGCACATCACCAGCACCTCCAGTTAGAGTAGTTCCATCTCAGAATCTGATGCCTGCTTCAAGACAATCATATCCAGTAGGTGTAAATAATAGTCCAAGGAAGGTTTACATTCCTATTAGTGGGCAGCAGAATCAGAATATTAGACCTGGACAGACAATTATGCTAAAAGCTGTTGGATCACCAg GTTTAAGGCCTAAGGGTCCTACTCCTCCAGTTGCAAGAGTACAAAGTAGTTCGATTAGAATGACCAGCAATGTAAGGCCACAATCGTCAGGCAGACATCCAGCTCCTCTACCTGACGCAATGAAGCAGTACCAGCCACCAAACTGGAAAGCATTACCACCAGCACCAGAAATCAAATTGTCTAAAGTGGAGAATGGAATAGTCATATCTTGGAAAATTGAAAGTTACCAAGAAGACTGTCATGAGGAGATAGCAAGCTACCAATTGTATGCATACCAAGAAACGTCTTGTCCCCCAAGTACAACATTATGGAAGAAGATCGGAGATGTCAAAGCATTGCCTCTACCTATGGCATGTACTTTGACTCAATTCATGGCTGGATTCAAGTACTACTTTGCAGTAAGAGCAGTAGATATCAGGTCCCGACTAGGGCCCTTCAGTTTACCCGGGAGCATACTCCTACTGAATAAATTGTAA